A part of Blastococcus sp. Marseille-P5729 genomic DNA contains:
- a CDS encoding ABC transporter permease: protein MSTVTPTTADGIASAAPGPDDEMPRGRRVAFWPAVAVVAQRELMVKLRSKAFLVSTAITLLVVIASVVLTSIGPSLFGGPTSVAVTSQTEQVVSALDDVETTVVDSDEAARDAVRDGTADAAVLGSSDASGLTVIGDRTAPDDLVQALSIAPQVELLDPNAPNPVVTYFIGFGFGLVFFMAAIMFGQAVAQSVAEEKQTRIVEILLAAVPARAMLAGKVLAASLLAFGQIALIAIAVFVSAMLTDNTVVLDGLAGPLIWFVVLFVVGFIMISALFAAAAALVSRMEDLQSTASPVMMLVMLPYFLVIFFNNNPTVLAVMSYIPFSAPVAVPMRLYIGTAAWWEPFVALAIMLATTVGILWFAARTYERSLLKTGKVIRWRDALRA from the coding sequence ATGAGCACCGTCACTCCCACCACTGCCGACGGGATCGCGTCGGCCGCCCCAGGCCCGGACGACGAGATGCCACGCGGCCGGCGGGTCGCGTTCTGGCCGGCCGTCGCGGTCGTGGCTCAACGCGAGCTGATGGTCAAGCTGCGCTCCAAGGCCTTCCTCGTGTCGACCGCCATCACGCTACTGGTGGTGATCGCCTCCGTCGTCCTCACCTCGATCGGGCCGAGCCTCTTCGGCGGACCGACGTCCGTGGCAGTCACCAGCCAGACCGAGCAGGTCGTGAGTGCCCTGGACGACGTCGAGACCACGGTGGTGGACTCCGACGAGGCCGCGCGGGACGCCGTCCGCGACGGGACCGCGGACGCGGCCGTGCTCGGCAGCTCCGACGCCTCGGGGCTCACCGTCATCGGTGACCGGACGGCGCCCGACGACCTGGTGCAGGCGCTGTCGATCGCACCGCAGGTCGAGCTGCTCGATCCCAACGCGCCCAACCCGGTGGTCACCTACTTCATCGGCTTCGGGTTCGGGTTGGTCTTCTTCATGGCCGCGATCATGTTCGGTCAGGCCGTTGCGCAGTCGGTGGCCGAGGAGAAGCAGACCCGGATAGTCGAGATCCTGCTGGCCGCCGTCCCGGCCCGGGCGATGCTCGCGGGCAAGGTGCTCGCGGCGTCCCTGCTGGCCTTCGGCCAGATCGCGCTGATCGCGATCGCCGTCTTCGTGTCGGCGATGCTCACCGACAACACCGTCGTGCTCGACGGGCTCGCTGGGCCGCTGATCTGGTTCGTCGTCCTGTTCGTGGTCGGCTTCATCATGATCTCGGCGCTGTTCGCTGCGGCCGCCGCGCTGGTCTCGCGGATGGAGGACCTGCAGTCGACTGCGAGCCCGGTGATGATGCTGGTGATGCTCCCCTACTTCCTGGTGATCTTCTTCAACAACAACCCGACGGTGCTCGCCGTGATGTCGTACATCCCCTTCTCGGCGCCGGTTGCCGTACCGATGCGGCTGTACATCGGGACGGCGGCGTGGTGGGAGCCCTTCGTCGCGCTGGCGATCATGCTCGCGACGACGGTCGGCATCCTGTGGTTCGCCGCGCGCACCTACGAGCGGTCGCTGCTGAAGACCGGCAAGGTGATCCGCTGGCGCGACGCCCTCCGCGCCTAG